From [Clostridium] symbiosum, a single genomic window includes:
- a CDS encoding sporulation protein YqfD — protein sequence MKFLRRFWSGSVRIQMTGQSPERFFNLCAASGLDIWDVIFSKGNYIFSMGIRDFFSSKPYAKKAKIRLRIQRKLGLPFFLYKNRKRKLWAAGFICFFMLLYTLSFFVWDIGYQGNVMYTDDELSHFLDTLGIHCGIMKNQVSCEDLEAALRNQYNGITWVSARLSGTKLYVHVKENDVPLEIPVRDDTPCDLTADADGTITSMIVRSGIPMVKPGDEVVKGQILVSGAIPITDDGGTVVAEHYVHSDADIIARRTRQETKDISLWHEREEKTGRVRKGLMMNIGVHSFVYLLPNFRNTEWRTVTELRQVRLFGDFYLPVELGLITSQEVCSYDEKYTEKELEELGEAYKNEVAEKLMEKGVQIIENNVKILVNGSSCRFEVNMQTEEPFKTETNVETQGEQPDDEHN from the coding sequence ATGAAGTTTCTGCGAAGGTTTTGGTCCGGCAGTGTACGGATCCAGATGACGGGGCAGTCTCCGGAACGTTTTTTTAATTTATGCGCGGCTTCCGGGCTCGATATCTGGGATGTAATATTTTCTAAAGGCAATTACATATTTTCGATGGGGATACGGGATTTCTTTTCCAGCAAGCCCTATGCAAAGAAAGCGAAGATCAGGCTTAGGATACAGCGAAAACTGGGACTTCCTTTTTTTTTATATAAAAACAGGAAAAGAAAGCTGTGGGCCGCTGGTTTTATCTGCTTTTTCATGCTTCTTTACACGCTCTCATTTTTTGTATGGGATATTGGATATCAGGGCAATGTAATGTATACGGACGATGAACTTTCTCATTTTCTGGACACACTGGGGATCCACTGCGGAATCATGAAGAACCAGGTTTCCTGCGAAGATCTGGAAGCTGCGCTCAGAAACCAGTATAACGGCATCACCTGGGTATCGGCCCGGTTGAGCGGAACGAAGCTCTATGTCCATGTCAAGGAAAACGACGTGCCTCTGGAAATTCCGGTTAGGGATGATACGCCCTGTGATCTCACGGCCGACGCCGACGGAACCATCACATCCATGATTGTACGGAGCGGAATTCCGATGGTGAAGCCGGGCGACGAGGTGGTAAAAGGCCAGATTCTCGTCAGCGGAGCCATTCCCATCACTGACGACGGCGGCACCGTGGTGGCGGAGCATTATGTCCATTCCGACGCGGACATCATTGCCAGACGCACCAGACAGGAGACAAAGGATATTTCCCTCTGGCATGAGAGAGAGGAAAAGACGGGCCGGGTCAGGAAGGGGCTTATGATGAACATCGGCGTCCATTCCTTTGTCTATCTGCTTCCCAACTTCCGGAATACGGAGTGGAGGACGGTAACGGAGCTCCGCCAAGTAAGGCTCTTCGGCGATTTTTACCTGCCTGTGGAGCTGGGGCTTATCACGTCGCAGGAAGTGTGTTCCTACGATGAAAAATACACGGAAAAAGAGCTGGAAGAACTGGGCGAGGCCTATAAAAATGAAGTTGCGGAAAAATTAATGGAAAAAGGGGTACAAATTATTGAAAATAATGTTAAAATATTAGTTAATGGCTCTTCCTGCCGCTTTGAGGTCAACATGCAGACGGAGGAACCGTTTAAAACAGAAACAAATGTCGAAACACAAGGAGAACAGCCAGACGATGAGCATAATTGA
- a CDS encoding YabP/YqfC family sporulation protein yields MFNRQKKAVVSALNLPEDVFFGEMLLSFTGSHSAVVENYRSIVLFTDTMLKLQGKTTKLTVEGKNLSIEYYDKEQLKLTGHIKSVDFESL; encoded by the coding sequence TTGTTCAACAGGCAAAAAAAAGCGGTGGTATCGGCCCTCAATCTGCCGGAAGATGTCTTTTTTGGAGAGATGCTTCTGTCCTTTACCGGCAGCCATTCGGCTGTAGTGGAAAATTACAGAAGCATTGTTTTATTTACGGACACGATGTTGAAACTCCAGGGAAAGACCACAAAACTGACCGTGGAGGGAAAAAATTTATCGATTGAATATTATGATAAGGAGCAGTTGAAGCTGACGGGACACATCAAGTCGGTGGATTTTGAATCTCTCTGA
- a CDS encoding DUF6020 family protein — protein MTGMKRRILWSAVLAIATVFFLTSETTLAFPLLMDPASVFCLPVTAGIAFLYLKAFFPLENRRFILSLISGFLMGLMFILGIRYSLNEIPAPTAFGFLTALSAATLLFSAFTGILLRMIPLVSKTVGEVGKKPGIKQLALLFLLTFAVYMTALLAVYPGVYSYDASVQILQVFGSDPLTSHHPVLHTLFLCGSLKIGEVLFHSYQIGLALYSLIQITVMAAVFSFVLYRMMRRNAPLWLILASWLFLAANPYMQVLVLITTKDVLFSAFFLLAFDFSIDMISDPEHFFKSRALMAGFFLSALFSCFFRNQGIYVFLFFSLFALLFFVRYKKKSGGARPPASRWLIFSVALAAVYLTVNGPVLTSLGVEKGDAKEMLSVPMQQLARVWHEKPESLSKEERAYIEALILPDALEGYVRVNADPVKSGFQTEVVKKDPGMFLKTWAAIGAKEPLVYLDSFLMGNWGYWYPGETQYWINYIVFDGSFMEEEYNILHIFRNSRFPQYENYLRSISLTPEYEKIPLLALILNQAFPFWLMLLTGTALVYRRQAALLVPLSMIFGYFGTLLLGPVTCVRYALPLIVCVPLMAEILLYRTRERIVKE, from the coding sequence ATGACAGGAATGAAGAGGAGAATATTGTGGTCTGCGGTTCTGGCAATCGCCACTGTTTTTTTTCTGACCAGTGAAACCACACTGGCCTTTCCTCTTTTAATGGATCCGGCATCCGTCTTTTGTCTGCCGGTCACGGCGGGGATTGCCTTCCTCTATCTGAAAGCTTTTTTTCCATTGGAAAACAGAAGATTTATTCTGAGCCTGATATCGGGGTTCCTGATGGGGCTTATGTTCATCCTGGGTATCCGCTACTCCCTGAATGAGATACCGGCGCCCACGGCCTTTGGTTTCTTAACGGCGCTTTCGGCCGCCACGCTGCTGTTCTCGGCGTTTACCGGCATTCTTTTGAGGATGATTCCCCTTGTGTCCAAAACAGTGGGAGAGGTTGGGAAGAAACCGGGAATAAAACAGCTTGCGCTCCTGTTCCTGCTCACCTTTGCCGTCTATATGACGGCGCTCCTGGCCGTTTATCCAGGCGTGTATTCCTACGATGCCTCGGTTCAGATCCTGCAGGTTTTCGGAAGCGATCCGCTGACAAGCCATCATCCGGTTCTGCATACGCTGTTTCTCTGCGGCAGCCTGAAGATTGGGGAAGTGCTTTTCCACAGTTACCAGATTGGCCTGGCTCTTTACAGCCTGATCCAGATCACGGTGATGGCGGCAGTATTTTCGTTCGTCCTGTACCGCATGATGCGAAGAAACGCGCCTCTCTGGCTGATACTCGCCTCCTGGCTGTTTCTGGCGGCGAATCCGTATATGCAGGTACTCGTCCTGATCACAACAAAGGATGTGCTTTTCAGCGCCTTTTTCCTGCTGGCTTTTGATTTCTCCATCGACATGATATCCGATCCGGAGCATTTTTTCAAAAGCCGTGCATTAATGGCCGGTTTCTTTTTATCGGCGCTGTTTTCCTGCTTTTTCCGGAACCAGGGTATTTACGTATTTCTGTTTTTTTCTCTCTTTGCCCTCCTTTTCTTTGTCAGATATAAGAAGAAAAGCGGCGGGGCGCGTCCCCCGGCATCCAGGTGGCTTATCTTTTCCGTTGCCCTGGCTGCGGTATATCTGACGGTAAACGGGCCGGTGCTTACGTCCCTCGGCGTGGAAAAGGGAGATGCGAAGGAAATGCTGTCCGTCCCGATGCAGCAGCTTGCCAGGGTCTGGCATGAAAAGCCGGAGAGCCTTTCAAAAGAGGAGAGGGCCTACATTGAGGCGCTGATCCTGCCGGACGCCCTGGAGGGTTATGTCAGGGTAAATGCGGATCCGGTGAAGAGCGGTTTTCAGACAGAGGTTGTGAAAAAGGATCCCGGAATGTTTTTAAAGACATGGGCTGCCATTGGCGCAAAAGAGCCTCTCGTCTACCTCGATTCCTTTTTAATGGGAAACTGGGGATACTGGTATCCCGGAGAGACCCAATACTGGATCAATTATATCGTCTTTGACGGCTCTTTTATGGAGGAAGAATATAATATTCTCCACATATTCAGAAACAGCCGTTTCCCGCAGTATGAAAACTATCTGCGGAGTATCAGCCTGACCCCGGAATATGAGAAAATTCCTCTGCTGGCCCTGATTCTCAACCAGGCGTTTCCGTTCTGGCTGATGCTTCTTACGGGAACCGCGCTGGTTTACAGGCGGCAGGCCGCGCTTCTCGTTCCGCTTTCGATGATTTTCGGCTACTTCGGCACGCTGCTTCTCGGGCCGGTCACCTGTGTCAGGTATGCGCTGCCTCTGATTGTGTGCGTTCCCCTGATGGCGGAAATTCTCCTGTACCGGACGCGGGAGAGGATTGTAAAAGAATAA
- the rpsU gene encoding 30S ribosomal protein S21 produces the protein MSNVIVKDNESLDSALRRFKRNCAKAGIQQEIRKREHYEKPSVRRKKKSEAARKRKYN, from the coding sequence ATGTCAAATGTAATCGTTAAAGATAACGAAAGCTTAGACAGCGCTTTACGCAGATTCAAAAGAAACTGTGCAAAGGCTGGCATTCAGCAGGAGATTCGCAAAAGAGAGCATTACGAAAAACCAAGCGTTCGTCGTAAAAAGAAATCTGAAGCTGCTAGAAAACGCAAATATAATTAA
- the alaS gene encoding alanine--tRNA ligase, with translation MFLEFFESKGHLAMKSFSLVPHNDNSLLLINSGMAPLKPYFTGQEIPPRKRVTTCQKCIRTGDIENIGKTARHGTFFEMLGNFSFGDYFKTEAIHWSWEFLTEVVGLDPDRLYPSVYLDDDEAFDIWNKEMGIPKERIFRFGKEDNFWEHGAGPCGPCSEIYYDRGEKYGCGSPDCTVGCECDRYMEVWNNVFTQFDNDGHGNYTELEHKNIDTGMGLERLAVVVQEVDSLFTVDTNKALLDRVCEMAHTEYQKDHETDVSLRIVADHIKSCTFMISDGIMPSNEGRGYVLRRLLRRAARHGKKLGIEGKFMAELAKTVIALSKDGYPELEEKSAMIFKVLSEEEDKFNKTIDQGLAILVDMENEMAKNHETVLSGENAFKLYDTYGFPIDLTREILEEKNLSLDEDGFAAAMKEQKEKARAARKTTNYMGADVTVYQSIDPSITSEFDGYGKLSDESVITVLTTETEIVEALTDGEVGTLIVKKTPFYATMGGQQADIGVITTPDAEFTVKDTIKLQGGKIGHVGVVTKGMFRTGDTVTLTVDKENRELTERNHSATHLLHKALRTVLGTHVEQAGSLVTRDRLRFDFTHFSAMTGEEIAAVEKIVNDEIAASLPVETMIMSLDEAKKTGAMALFGEKYGDSVRVVKMGDFSTELCGGTHVGNTGTISAFKIVSEAGIAAGVRRIEALTSTGLMNYYKEMEKELHEAARVVKSTPADLRTKLEAMLDELKALHSENEKLKSKLANDSLGDVMDQVQEVNGVKLLAVQVKDVDMNGLRNLGDQLKEKLGEGIVVIASVQDGKVNLMASVTDEAQKKGAHAGNLIKAIAGLVGGGGGGRPNMAQAGGKNPAGVPDALKKAAEVAKEQIK, from the coding sequence ATGTTTCTGGAGTTCTTTGAGAGCAAGGGACATCTGGCAATGAAGAGTTTTTCTCTGGTTCCACACAATGATAACAGTCTGCTGCTTATCAATTCCGGCATGGCGCCGTTAAAACCATATTTCACAGGACAGGAGATCCCGCCGAGAAAGAGGGTGACGACCTGCCAGAAGTGCATCAGGACAGGCGATATCGAGAACATCGGTAAGACTGCCCGCCACGGCACTTTTTTTGAGATGCTTGGAAACTTCTCATTCGGTGATTACTTTAAGACAGAAGCAATCCACTGGTCATGGGAGTTTTTAACCGAGGTTGTGGGACTTGACCCCGACCGTCTCTATCCGTCCGTTTACCTGGATGACGATGAGGCATTTGATATCTGGAATAAGGAGATGGGAATTCCCAAAGAGAGAATTTTCCGTTTCGGCAAAGAAGACAACTTCTGGGAGCACGGCGCAGGCCCCTGCGGTCCATGTTCCGAGATTTATTACGACCGCGGCGAGAAATACGGCTGCGGAAGCCCGGACTGTACCGTAGGCTGCGAATGCGACCGCTACATGGAAGTATGGAATAATGTATTTACCCAGTTCGACAACGACGGCCACGGCAATTATACGGAGCTGGAGCACAAGAACATCGATACAGGCATGGGACTCGAGCGTCTTGCCGTTGTCGTTCAGGAGGTGGATTCCCTCTTCACCGTGGACACGAACAAGGCTCTTTTAGACCGCGTATGCGAGATGGCCCACACGGAATACCAGAAGGATCATGAGACCGATGTTTCCCTGCGTATCGTGGCCGACCATATCAAATCATGTACGTTCATGATCTCCGACGGTATCATGCCTTCCAACGAGGGACGTGGCTATGTGCTCAGAAGACTTTTAAGACGTGCGGCCCGCCACGGAAAGAAACTCGGCATTGAAGGAAAGTTCATGGCCGAACTGGCAAAGACCGTGATCGCCCTCTCCAAAGACGGTTATCCGGAGCTGGAAGAGAAGAGCGCTATGATTTTCAAGGTGCTTTCTGAGGAAGAAGATAAATTCAATAAGACCATTGATCAGGGCCTTGCCATTCTCGTCGATATGGAGAATGAGATGGCGAAGAACCATGAGACGGTGCTTTCCGGAGAGAATGCATTTAAGCTCTACGATACCTATGGATTCCCGATCGATTTGACAAGGGAGATTCTGGAGGAGAAAAACCTTTCTTTAGACGAGGACGGTTTTGCCGCTGCGATGAAAGAGCAGAAAGAGAAGGCAAGAGCCGCCAGAAAGACGACCAACTATATGGGAGCCGATGTCACCGTATACCAGTCCATCGATCCGTCCATCACTTCGGAGTTTGACGGATACGGCAAGCTTTCGGATGAATCCGTAATCACGGTTCTGACGACGGAGACAGAGATCGTGGAAGCGCTGACAGACGGAGAAGTAGGCACCCTGATAGTTAAAAAGACACCGTTTTATGCTACGATGGGCGGCCAGCAGGCCGATATCGGCGTCATCACGACACCGGATGCCGAATTTACAGTAAAAGACACGATTAAGCTTCAGGGCGGCAAGATCGGCCATGTCGGCGTTGTCACAAAAGGCATGTTCCGCACGGGCGACACCGTAACCCTGACCGTTGATAAAGAGAACCGCGAACTGACGGAAAGAAACCACTCCGCAACCCATCTGCTCCACAAGGCCCTGCGCACCGTGCTGGGCACTCATGTAGAGCAGGCAGGTTCCCTGGTTACAAGGGACAGGCTGCGTTTCGACTTCACCCATTTCTCCGCCATGACGGGCGAAGAGATTGCAGCGGTAGAGAAGATTGTCAATGATGAGATCGCCGCTTCCCTTCCTGTGGAAACGATGATTATGAGCCTGGATGAGGCAAAGAAGACAGGCGCCATGGCCCTGTTCGGCGAGAAGTACGGCGACAGCGTCCGCGTTGTTAAGATGGGAGATTTCTCCACAGAGCTTTGCGGCGGTACCCACGTGGGCAACACGGGCACCATCTCCGCATTTAAGATTGTATCCGAGGCGGGCATTGCGGCCGGTGTCAGAAGAATCGAGGCACTGACTTCCACAGGTCTTATGAATTATTACAAAGAGATGGAGAAAGAACTCCATGAAGCAGCCAGAGTGGTTAAGTCCACACCGGCCGATTTAAGAACCAAACTGGAAGCTATGCTCGACGAGCTCAAAGCTCTTCATTCCGAGAATGAGAAGTTAAAGAGCAAACTGGCCAACGATTCACTCGGTGACGTTATGGATCAGGTACAGGAAGTAAACGGCGTGAAGCTTCTGGCAGTCCAGGTGAAGGATGTCGACATGAACGGACTCAGGAATCTGGGTGACCAGCTCAAGGAGAAACTGGGCGAGGGCATTGTTGTGATTGCATCCGTTCAGGACGGCAAAGTAAACCTGATGGCATCCGTTACGGATGAAGCTCAGAAGAAGGGCGCCCATGCGGGCAACCTGATTAAGGCGATCGCAGGCCTTGTCGGCGGAGGCGGCGGCGGAAGGCCGAATATGGCCCAGGCCGGCGGTAAAAACCCTGCCGGTGTGCCGGACGCGCTGAAAAAGGCGGCGGAGGTCGCAAAAGAGCAGATTAAATAA
- a CDS encoding lysozyme inhibitor LprI family protein, with amino-acid sequence MKNRGVIIAIILILIMGAGVTVGTRRFIHDKTSDSAAPNFQSQLPLSEELDMESMAMAAAGMTSLPESGEQEAGAGAGDVRNQETAKEPDPEESGSETGEQKAAGRMADAAAGSGTVSTYSDSASEGTASVKEEAAAVSADTDAPAAAPAAENAPAAKSSVVISPLTGVSESDTAVTEYVTTLDGYRKKLNEIDGLIQNMQGSEASSNTDSLKKVADYEYYLWDTELNHIYQAILEGMNEEEAQDLKTEERAWIRSRDLAAKKAASKFGGGTMESLEYTASLSDSTRTRAYELLEQYGTYITEGKD; translated from the coding sequence TTGAAAAATAGAGGAGTAATAATTGCAATTATTTTAATTCTGATAATGGGTGCAGGCGTGACTGTAGGAACCAGGCGTTTTATACACGATAAGACGTCTGACAGCGCTGCGCCCAATTTTCAGAGCCAGCTTCCTCTCTCCGAAGAGCTTGACATGGAGAGCATGGCCATGGCGGCGGCAGGGATGACTTCCCTGCCGGAAAGCGGAGAGCAGGAAGCCGGGGCGGGAGCGGGAGATGTCCGTAACCAGGAGACGGCAAAGGAACCGGATCCTGAGGAATCCGGTTCTGAGACGGGAGAACAGAAAGCGGCAGGCCGGATGGCGGATGCCGCGGCGGGAAGCGGAACGGTTTCCACTTATTCGGATTCGGCTTCGGAAGGAACGGCTTCCGTAAAAGAGGAAGCGGCCGCTGTTTCCGCAGATACCGATGCGCCCGCTGCGGCTCCGGCTGCGGAGAATGCGCCTGCCGCCAAAAGCAGCGTCGTGATATCTCCCCTGACCGGCGTCAGTGAATCGGACACGGCGGTAACGGAATATGTTACAACCCTTGACGGTTACAGGAAGAAGTTAAATGAGATAGACGGCCTGATCCAGAATATGCAGGGATCGGAAGCCAGCTCCAATACGGATTCCCTGAAGAAGGTCGCCGACTACGAATACTATCTCTGGGATACGGAACTGAACCATATTTACCAGGCAATCCTGGAAGGGATGAACGAGGAAGAAGCGCAGGACCTGAAGACCGAGGAGAGGGCCTGGATTCGAAGCCGTGATCTGGCAGCCAAGAAAGCTGCCTCCAAGTTCGGCGGAGGCACGATGGAAAGCCTTGAATACACGGCGTCCCTGTCGGATTCCACCAGGACCAGGGCCTATGAATTATTAGAACAATACGGAACATATATAACAGAGGGGAAGGACTGA